The sequence below is a genomic window from Humulus lupulus chromosome 3, drHumLupu1.1, whole genome shotgun sequence.
TCGCCACATCTCCCTGAGGGTATGGCTCAAAAATCTTTAACTCCCCTTTTTGTTTGTCTCAGTCCTTCATCAAGCTAACaagtatttgttttttttttgtgcagaATGCGGCCTTCAATCAACGGCTCGAGTACATTGTTATTATGAGGTCCTTCAAGCTAAAGGAGCTTCAGGAGGAGATGGCTCAACTCAAGGAGACTATGGTCCCATTGGCAGAGCACTCGCTGCTCCAGAAGGATTTGGAGGATCTCAAGGTTTGTGCCTTAGAGTTGGAGACTTGGCTGGCCACAGAGCAATTTAAGTTGTCATCTCTTTAGGACACTTCTGCGAAGCTGTTGGAAGATTTCGCGAGTCAAACCCGGTTCATGGAGAAGGCCAAAGACAAGCTGTTGGTGGAGCATACACCTGTTCGAGAGTAACTCCGTCTAAGCTGCGAGGAGTCCTCAACTCATGTCGCTGACCTGGCCAGAGTCTGGGGAGAGGCCGCTAAGACCAAAGAAGAGGCTGCGCATGCCGTATCCCATGCTAAGACCTTCAccggggagaatgagagcctccAACTCCAAGCAAAGGAGCTTGAGAGGGATCTCAATGTGATGGCAAATGACACCCTATTTGTGGCATGGCAGAGCAACATGGATCTATCATTCACAAAGGATCCCAACATGTGGATGATGCTCAATGAGCGTCTTCGGGCTGAGGAGGCCAAGGTAGCCCAGGAAAAGGAAGTTACGGCGGCTGATCTTGCTACAGAGGTGGATCTTATCATCGAGGTGGTGGCGGAAGTTCCTCCGGGCGACGGTCCAAAGtgatttttctttgttttgacTAAGTAGCCCTGCTGCCTTTTTTGTTTATTGGGGTATAAACAATTTAATACTCGATCCCCCGAGCTCAATTGTAAATACCTTTTAACCTCTATGCAGCATGCACTATTTTTCTTGccattattgattttttattaacATGCTAACACTTAATAATTATGCAATTTGGTGTTATTAATTTGGCTGGGTTTTCACGTACTTTAACGTAACGTAACGCCACGAGTGTCTGAAACCTCAACCTGTCCACCTTTGTGGACCTCAAGTCTTAAGGACTTAGGTCTTGTGCTCGAATCTTGGTGACTCGAGTCTTATTGACTTCTCTTATTGTTTGGATAATCTTAGGCACATAGTGTTGTTCCCAAGGCTTGGATTCCTCGAGATTAACTTTAATGC
It includes:
- the LOC133824446 gene encoding uncharacterized protein LOC133824446 → MDLMNRGVKDYLDKFVIIFIDDILVYSQTEAEHEQHLRLVLQRLREGKLYAKFKKYEVWLPQVILLGHIASIDGIKVDPAKIEANAAFNQRLEYIVIMRSFKLKELQEEMAQLKETMVPLAEHSLLQKDLEDLKDTSAKLLEDFASQTRFMEKAKDKLLVEHTPVREVWGEAAKTKEEAAHAVSHAKTFTGENESLQLQAKELERDLNVMANDTLFVAWQSNMDLSFTKDPNMWMMLNERLRAEEAKVAQEKEVTAADLATEVDLIIEVVAEVPPGDGPK